Proteins found in one Mucilaginibacter gracilis genomic segment:
- a CDS encoding SusC/RagA family TonB-linked outer membrane protein, giving the protein MRSIKNLLTCILLSQMLLFVLPKQSVAQTSANAKQLIRIAGIVLDEKGAPLPGVSVKLKGTSNGVATDVGGNFSINVPGMGAILVYSFIGYEPLEQSIGGKTTLKITLTPSVKSLEQVIIVGYGTVRKRDLTGSVVSVKGDEITKVAASNPMEALQGKVAGVDITRTSGAAGAGVGVTVRGNRSLNASNSPLYIVDGIIYSNYEDINQNDIASMEFLKDASSTAIYGSRGANGVIIITTKRGGEGKPKVSAGSYYGVSEITGYPVPMTGPQYANLKREGYRTIGTWNSTADDPKVFTSSGDLAAVQNGDSYYWPGYFLHKGSQQDYNASVSGGNDKTKAYFSFDYFKEKGLYTNDYSSRYSLRLNVDHELFKDFKVGLQSQLAYYDQNLRSDNVLSVANKIIPYFNPYSADGSLAKFPGNGNQVNPLYDEEAGQYVNKNNITHLLSTAYAEWKPADGLTIRSNLGVTLSSSRNGHFEGTNTLNRALSSGSLSSETNSTDNNLIWENIITYQRKINHHNFTLTGVTSYQSSVSDQASASGTGQLLSDQSFYALQNNPANLKISSNYVGQNLESGALRLNYSFKERYLLTLTGRADGSSVLAKGNKWAFFPSAAAAWRIIDEPFMKSQSVVSELKARLSYGVAGNAAVKPYQTQSGLILVPYSYNDITALAYELDPNIGNQKLKWELTGTLNAGIDFGVFRDRISGSIDYYDSQTRDLLLSQKLPSSTGALTTLANVGRSRNTGIELTVRTNNIKTNKFSWSSNITYTRNKERITYLPNGVNDLGNNWFIGYPVVSYFDYQKLGIWQTSEAAQAAVYGYKPGDIKVADIDGSGTITAAGDRVVLGSAVPKYSFGFSNDFKYKSFDLNVLVYGRIGQMFVSQYALKYEPNAIENGANVDYWTPENPTNDYPRPNANISKSATPFASTLGYKDGSFVKIRSASLGYNFSPGITKALHVSNLRLYISAKNFLTFSKIKDYDPEGGGSFDRPLTKLFLAGLNVSL; this is encoded by the coding sequence ACCTGGAATGGGAGCTATATTAGTATACAGTTTTATTGGATATGAACCACTTGAACAAAGTATTGGTGGTAAAACAACACTCAAAATCACATTGACACCCTCTGTGAAATCTTTAGAACAAGTAATTATCGTTGGATATGGAACAGTTCGTAAAAGAGACCTTACCGGATCTGTCGTTTCCGTTAAAGGTGACGAAATTACAAAAGTTGCAGCATCCAACCCTATGGAGGCCTTACAGGGGAAGGTTGCTGGCGTGGATATTACCCGGACTAGCGGCGCAGCCGGAGCCGGAGTCGGTGTAACGGTTAGAGGAAACCGCTCATTAAATGCCAGTAACAGCCCTTTATACATCGTCGATGGAATCATTTATTCTAACTATGAAGATATAAACCAAAACGACATCGCATCCATGGAATTTTTGAAGGATGCATCTTCTACAGCGATTTACGGTTCACGTGGTGCAAACGGAGTTATTATTATCACCACTAAAAGAGGGGGTGAAGGTAAGCCGAAGGTAAGTGCAGGAAGCTATTACGGCGTCAGCGAGATTACCGGTTATCCTGTGCCGATGACAGGTCCTCAATACGCCAATTTGAAACGGGAGGGCTATCGCACTATAGGTACCTGGAATTCGACAGCCGACGACCCGAAAGTTTTTACAAGTTCCGGGGATCTTGCAGCAGTTCAAAACGGCGATTCTTATTATTGGCCGGGATATTTTTTGCATAAAGGCTCGCAACAGGACTATAATGCCAGTGTTTCAGGCGGCAATGATAAAACAAAAGCTTACTTTTCTTTTGACTATTTCAAAGAAAAAGGTTTGTATACCAATGATTATTCGAGCCGTTACAGCCTGCGTTTAAATGTTGATCATGAACTTTTTAAGGATTTTAAAGTTGGCTTACAAAGTCAGCTTGCTTATTACGATCAAAATTTAAGAAGTGATAACGTATTGTCTGTCGCTAACAAGATCATTCCATATTTTAATCCCTACAGTGCGGACGGCAGTCTGGCTAAGTTTCCGGGTAACGGAAATCAGGTTAACCCGCTTTATGATGAGGAGGCAGGGCAATATGTTAATAAAAATAATATAACACATTTGCTTTCCACTGCCTACGCGGAATGGAAACCGGCAGACGGCCTTACCATACGGTCGAATTTAGGTGTGACTTTGTCCAGTTCAAGAAATGGGCATTTCGAAGGTACCAATACATTAAACCGGGCGCTTTCATCGGGTTCTCTTTCTTCTGAAACCAATTCAACCGATAATAATTTAATATGGGAGAATATTATTACCTACCAGAGAAAAATAAACCATCATAACTTTACGTTAACGGGTGTAACCAGTTACCAATCAAGCGTTTCAGATCAGGCATCGGCGTCAGGTACGGGACAATTGTTATCAGACCAATCTTTCTATGCCTTACAAAACAATCCTGCCAATCTCAAGATATCAAGTAATTATGTTGGGCAAAATCTTGAATCGGGGGCATTGCGCTTAAATTATTCTTTCAAAGAAAGATATTTGTTGACCCTGACAGGGCGAGCTGATGGTTCATCGGTTTTAGCCAAAGGAAATAAATGGGCATTCTTTCCTTCTGCAGCAGCTGCCTGGAGAATTATTGACGAACCATTTATGAAAAGCCAAAGCGTAGTATCCGAGTTAAAGGCACGTTTAAGTTATGGCGTAGCTGGTAATGCAGCTGTTAAACCCTATCAAACCCAAAGTGGTCTGATCTTAGTGCCCTATTCTTATAATGATATCACCGCACTGGCCTATGAACTGGACCCCAACATCGGAAATCAAAAATTAAAGTGGGAGTTGACGGGAACATTAAATGCGGGGATAGATTTTGGTGTATTCCGGGATAGAATTTCTGGAAGTATCGATTATTATGACTCTCAAACCCGGGACTTGTTATTGAGTCAGAAGCTTCCGTCTTCGACAGGAGCCCTTACAACATTGGCTAATGTGGGCAGGAGCCGGAATACAGGTATTGAGCTTACCGTACGAACCAATAATATCAAAACAAATAAATTCTCCTGGTCGTCAAATATTACCTATACTCGTAATAAAGAACGTATTACCTATTTGCCTAACGGCGTAAACGACTTAGGCAATAACTGGTTTATAGGCTATCCTGTGGTTTCCTATTTCGATTACCAAAAGCTAGGCATCTGGCAGACATCGGAAGCTGCTCAGGCTGCCGTTTACGGCTATAAGCCCGGCGATATCAAAGTCGCCGATATTGACGGTAGCGGGACAATCACTGCCGCCGGAGACCGGGTTGTGCTCGGTTCAGCTGTCCCAAAATATAGTTTTGGATTCAGCAATGATTTTAAATACAAGAGCTTTGATTTGAACGTATTAGTTTATGGAAGAATTGGTCAGATGTTCGTTTCACAATACGCATTAAAATATGAACCGAATGCAATAGAAAACGGCGCTAATGTTGATTATTGGACTCCTGAAAATCCAACAAATGACTATCCTAGGCCGAATGCGAATATCTCTAAATCAGCTACTCCATTTGCTTCTACTCTAGGTTACAAAGATGGATCATTCGTGAAAATAAGAAGTGCAAGCCTGGGTTATAATTTCTCACCGGGGATAACCAAAGCCCTTCATGTTTCTAATTTAAGGTTATATATAAGCGCTAAAAATTTTCTAACCTTTTCTAAAATTAAAGACTACGATCCTGAAGGCGGTGGATCTTTCGACAGGCCGTTAACTAAATTATTTTTGGCAGGTCTTAATGTTTCATTATAA